The nucleotide window CCAGAAAGCAGAAGTCTTCGGCGGATCCGGTGACTCGCTGCGCCGCATCGGCCGGTCCCCACGACCAGATGTCTCCGCCCGGGCCGCTCAGCTCGACCAGAAAAGGCTGGGTCGGCGGTGCCAGATTGTTCACGAAGTAGGCGTAATCACGGGTGCGGACACCGAGATGCGCGATCGACCGCAGCCGTTCGGTGGCGGGACGAACGACCCTCAGGGCGTCGGCCACGTCAAGTCCATGCGCCCAGGTCTCCATCAACCGTGCGGTGGCCATCGACGGGGCGCTCATTGGCGGACCAAACCAGGGCAACTTGCGGCCCTCGGGAACAGTCCGCAGCGCATCGTGGAGTTGGCCGCGAGTGACCCGCCAATCGCGGAGCAGCTCGCTGGGCGCCCCGGTGGCCAGCTCTTCGGCGCCCTCGTCCACGAACCCGGTCGGGTTGGCCGCGGCCGCGGTCAGGACGTCGGCGAAAGCGGCCTCATCGGTGACCGCGGTCAGCGCCACCCGGTCGGTCCACAGCAGATGCGCGATCTGGTGCGCGATGCTCCAACCCGGCGCCGGCGTCGGCTCGCTCCAGCGCTCCGGTGGTAGGGGTGCCACCAGGGCGTCGAGGTCGTCGCTCTCCGCGCGTAGGTCAGCGACGATCGGACCTGGGTCCGCCATGATTAACCTCCCTTAGTTGCCGTTCGACGACGGTGTCCGCCGCCCCACCATGCCGTGCACCGCCAGCCCGACCACATAGATGACCGAACCGGACAGGGCGAACGCCGGCGCGTGTCCGTCATCTGGGATCAATGCCGCGGCCACAGTAACCGAAGCGATATATGAGACCCAGAACAACGCATCCTGCACAGCGAAAACGTGGCCGCGCAGGGCGTCGTCGACGTCGATTTGCATCGCGGAATCGGCGCACAGTTTAACCACTTGACCGGCCACACCCAGCAGAAATCCGCACACCACCATGATCGGGAGCACCAAGCCGGCACCGGCGAGCTGGACGGTCGCGGCCGCCGCCAATGCGCCGTTGGCGGTGGCATAGCGGCCCCAGCGCCGAATGCAGGCCGGGGTCAAGACATTGGCCAGAAACGCCCCGAGACCGGTGGCGGCGAAGAACATCAGGGCGGTCCCCAACCCTTCCACCTCGGCGTCTCGCATGTGGTGGACCAACAGCAGGACCAGCAATGAATTGATGCCGACCACCATCCGGTGTGCGGCCAAGCCGGACAAGGCGGCGCCGACGCTGGGGAGCTGAATAACGGTGCGCACCCCGTGTAGCCAGCCGGTGATCACCGCGTAGACGGCCGATCCGTGGATTGCGCGCTGGGTGTCGTCGGGACCAAGCGCCCGCGGCGCGAATCGCAGCGATAGCAGCAGTGCCAGCGCTACCGGGAGCATGGCGATGAAGATGACTGCGGCGGCGCCGTGGTCTCCGCCGCCGGCGAGCCAACGGGGCAGCAACATGAAGTTGGCACCGAGGAATGCCGAGACCGCGCCCGCCGCGATGGCCACCGAATTCATCGTGACCACCTGCTCGCGGGGCACTACGTGCGGCAACGCCGCCGATAACCCGGAGGCCACGAACCGGGCCAAGCCGTTGGCCAGCAGGGCGCCGCACAGCAGCAGCAGGTCGCCGGCCCCAACCGCCAAAATCGTGGCGATCCCGGCAATGAAGACCAACCGGCCCGCGTTGGCGCCAACCAGCACCAGCCGCCGATCCCACCGGTCCATCAGCGCGCCGGCAAAGGGACCAATCAGCGAGTACGGCAGAAACAGCACCGCAAACGCGCGCGCAATCGCCATCGGATCGGTAGCCCGGTCAGGGTTGAATAGCAGCGCTCCTGCCAAACCCGCCTGGAAAAGCCCGTCGCCGAATTGGCTTGCCATGCGCACCTGCAACAGCCGCCAGAAATCGGGCAGATCACGCACCGAATGCCAAAGTGCCAGCGGTGCGCTGGCGTGCATCCGGCTGCGAATCACTGAACCCACTTCCACGGTCGGACGCAGGCAAGGCTGATTCCCGCGGTGCCGATCCAACAACAGTACAAATATCTGTCGACCGCGCTGGTTTAACCCGGCAATGCTGTTGGGAGTGCCATGATGTTGTGGTGGCGGCGCACGACGATCCGGAAGACTATGCCGCACCCGCGGCGCAGCGGGTGCGGGCGGGCACTTTGCTACTGGCCAACACCGATCTGCTGGAACCAACTTTCCGGCGCAGTGTGATCTACATCGTCGAGCACAATGACGGCGGCACCTTGGGTGTGGTGCTCAACAGACCCAGCGAAACCGCGGTCTACAACGTATTGCCACAGTGGGCCAAACTCGCGTCCAAGCCAAAGACGATGTTCGTGGGAGGCCCGGTGAAGCGCGACGCTGCGCTGTGTCTGGCGGCGTTGCGTATCGGCGCCGATCCAGATGGAGTATCCGGCCTGCGTCACGTCGCAGGCCGCATCGTGATGGTTGATCTCGATGCCGAACCGGATCTGATCGCGCCGCTGGTCGAAGGGGTACGAATCTACGCTGGGTACTCCGGTTGGACCATCGGTCAGCTCGAAGGAGAGATCGAACGCGACGATTGGATTGTGTTGTCGGCATTGCCATCTGACGTTCTGGTCCCGCCCAGAGCCGACCTGTGGGGACAGGTGCTGCGCCGACAGCCGTGGCCACTTTCGCTGATTGCCACCCATCCGATCGATCTCAGTCGGAACTAGCGCGCTCCCCCGGCTCGTCGGCCCCTGGATACGCACCGGGTGATCGATGGCCCCGAATTCAGTGACAGGAAAACGCGCAGGATTCGCAGGAGCCGGTGCAAGCATCCGGGTCAGGGTCCGCGGCCTGCCGCGCGAGCAGGTAGCGGGCGCTCTGCCACGAACCGGCGGCCAGAGTTCCGAACGCGCCGGCAACGCAGACGATCACCACCACCACGGCGGTGGGCGGGGATGCGGTGAGCCCAACCACTCCCCCGGCTGCCAGCATGATGGCGGCGGCGAACTGAGTGGGCGCCATCGCGCGGAGCGCTAGCCGACCGGTTTCCGCGGTCGGCGGCTGGGAAACGGACCAGGTGGCCGAAATTGCTGAAGCCAGCGCCGCGCATAGACACAGCACGCCCGCGATAAGCATGGGCTCACAATACGAGCTGGCGATTACCGCTACGCCTTCGGCCAGGTTCGGGATCGATCGCGCGGGTTCGGCGGTGGCTAGTGCGACGGGGCGGGCGTCAGCGTTGCCAGCGGCGGCAGCGCGGACGCGGTGCCCGGCACCGACTGCACGGCGGTATTGAGGTTGGGTGCGGGCGCGTGCGGGGGTACCTGGGCGGGCGCGGCCACCGGCGCCGGGTGGGTTGTTACCGGGGCCGGTGCTTGAACGGGCGCGACCGGTGCTGTGGACGCTGCCCCCGGTCGCGCGGGCGCATGCCCCTGCGCCGCCGGCACTGACACCCGGAACCCGTTGATGATGGCGTCGGTGGCCGGACCGTCGGCCACCGCCTGCGACAGCGCGGTAGTCACCGATAGCGACACCAGATATCTATCGGCTCCAGCGCTGGCCAGCACATGGCGTCGGGAGGTGTTGAGCGTCATGTCGTTCTCGCGAAAGGTGCCCTCAATGATTGAGGACGGGAAGCCGGCGAAGTTGGCCATCGACGCGTTTGTCGTGCGCCAGGCCAGCAGTTTCTGGCTTTCGACGAAGCCGTGCGAGATCGCCTCGGTGGCATCGAAATCGCCGAGCAGCCGGTACACCACCACCTGTGCGTTCGACGTGTAAACGCTATTGCCGCCGACCCGGTCGGCGATGACCGCAAACGCATCGGGCACATTGGGATCGGGCACCTGAGTCCACCGCGGAGGCATTGGCAGCACGATGTCGAGAGCTTTGAACCCCTCGGGGCGCTGCGCCTCCAGTTTGACGCCTTTGTCTTGCAGGTACTCCCTCAGCGTGCCGGTCGTGGCGGGAGTCACCGAGGGGGGCAGCGGCACCGCTGCCGCGGGTGCGGACCCGGTTGCCGGGACGGCTGCGGGGATGGGCGCCGAGGTCGCTATCGGCGCTTGTACGGGTACCGGTGCGGGAGCGGGAGAGAATCTGTTGCTGACCCCGCCCGGAACTGCGGTGAGGTTCTGAACGGGTGGGGTTGTCGACTGCGCGGGAACCGGAGCGGGGGCGGGTGGCTGGGGAATCAGTGGTTCGGCTGACGCCTTGCCGCCCGCGATAACCATGACGCCGATGACACCGGCGGCGATGCCACCTGCGAAGACCCGCAAGGTGCGCGCGATCCGGATCATTTTGCGTCGGTCCCTCCGAACTGATCGGGCGCCAATGCCCGTCGTCGAGGCTGAATGTAACCAGCGGTCAACGGCGCTGAACAGGCTCGAAATAGAGCTGGGATGAACCTCTGACCGGTGTGCAATGCAACCGATACCAACCTGTGGCCGCCGCCTGGGCGCTAACCCCCACGGTGCCGCCCTTATACCCTGTTGGGCGTGACCGAATCGTCGACCACG belongs to Mycobacterium basiliense and includes:
- a CDS encoding YqgE/AlgH family protein; this translates as MVAAHDDPEDYAAPAAQRVRAGTLLLANTDLLEPTFRRSVIYIVEHNDGGTLGVVLNRPSETAVYNVLPQWAKLASKPKTMFVGGPVKRDAALCLAALRIGADPDGVSGLRHVAGRIVMVDLDAEPDLIAPLVEGVRIYAGYSGWTIGQLEGEIERDDWIVLSALPSDVLVPPRADLWGQVLRRQPWPLSLIATHPIDLSRN
- a CDS encoding LpqN/LpqT family lipoprotein → MIRIARTLRVFAGGIAAGVIGVMVIAGGKASAEPLIPQPPAPAPVPAQSTTPPVQNLTAVPGGVSNRFSPAPAPVPVQAPIATSAPIPAAVPATGSAPAAAVPLPPSVTPATTGTLREYLQDKGVKLEAQRPEGFKALDIVLPMPPRWTQVPDPNVPDAFAVIADRVGGNSVYTSNAQVVVYRLLGDFDATEAISHGFVESQKLLAWRTTNASMANFAGFPSSIIEGTFRENDMTLNTSRRHVLASAGADRYLVSLSVTTALSQAVADGPATDAIINGFRVSVPAAQGHAPARPGAASTAPVAPVQAPAPVTTHPAPVAAPAQVPPHAPAPNLNTAVQSVPGTASALPPLATLTPAPSH
- a CDS encoding MFS transporter, giving the protein MHASAPLALWHSVRDLPDFWRLLQVRMASQFGDGLFQAGLAGALLFNPDRATDPMAIARAFAVLFLPYSLIGPFAGALMDRWDRRLVLVGANAGRLVFIAGIATILAVGAGDLLLLCGALLANGLARFVASGLSAALPHVVPREQVVTMNSVAIAAGAVSAFLGANFMLLPRWLAGGGDHGAAAVIFIAMLPVALALLLSLRFAPRALGPDDTQRAIHGSAVYAVITGWLHGVRTVIQLPSVGAALSGLAAHRMVVGINSLLVLLLVHHMRDAEVEGLGTALMFFAATGLGAFLANVLTPACIRRWGRYATANGALAAAATVQLAGAGLVLPIMVVCGFLLGVAGQVVKLCADSAMQIDVDDALRGHVFAVQDALFWVSYIASVTVAAALIPDDGHAPAFALSGSVIYVVGLAVHGMVGRRTPSSNGN
- a CDS encoding TIGR03084 family metal-binding protein is translated as MADPGPIVADLRAESDDLDALVAPLPPERWSEPTPAPGWSIAHQIAHLLWTDRVALTAVTDEAAFADVLTAAAANPTGFVDEGAEELATGAPSELLRDWRVTRGQLHDALRTVPEGRKLPWFGPPMSAPSMATARLMETWAHGLDVADALRVVRPATERLRSIAHLGVRTRDYAYFVNNLAPPTQPFLVELSGPGGDIWSWGPADAAQRVTGSAEDFCFLVTQRRPLSELNLNATGQDAQQWLEIAQAFAGPPGPGR